The following proteins are co-located in the Pseudomonas synxantha genome:
- a CDS encoding Gldg family protein encodes MRSALRAGMTLIITLLLFLAFNLVWLPKLPDIRWDFSQQKIHTLSPATRQLLTTLESPVDLYYFNSKVPQKSHALKRYSQRVEDLLKAFEKAANNKISLHIINPAPFSEDAYKASLFGLDDTRGFIGLIGTRAGQGAQRIETFNPDTESLLEYEISHLIYKLMYPERPTVGLLSGLPLAAPAANLLEQMRTHFNLVELAPTLTQVPASLGTLMVVQPYALPEKALYAIEQSVLRGTKLMVFIDPVSEIGANAGSANVRLNALLTAWGIQMPADKLLVDNLYASSAKPGPGMPTVLHPARLQLPRRAMAADDVSTWKLNSVTVSSSGALSRAAKSNTVFTPLLQSSPQSSLLDAARFASSTAFDALVEEASTSGQRHVIAARLEGPAYSAFPDGLKGQPPGLQKAKHIQLVVVADTDLLSDTVSNAHPNNNALFVLNTLDNLAAPEALRRIRARVMTQPLHRLEPMREAAAQAYRQSAGELERRLEHTEHAWQRLNPPATSLGTQAVDTNTQLQALNKERLRLPIELHTLKVQAYASLHRFEHTLKWLMVAPMPLLLCLTAWVLFLYQRRRQTAAMTAAC; translated from the coding sequence ATGCGTTCCGCTCTGCGTGCCGGCATGACATTGATCATCACATTGTTGCTTTTCCTGGCCTTCAATTTGGTCTGGCTACCCAAGTTACCGGATATTCGCTGGGACTTCTCACAACAAAAAATCCATACTTTATCGCCAGCGACAAGGCAACTGCTCACAACACTTGAAAGCCCGGTGGACTTATATTATTTCAATTCGAAGGTCCCTCAAAAAAGCCATGCATTGAAACGTTATAGCCAGCGTGTGGAAGACCTGCTCAAGGCGTTCGAAAAAGCGGCCAATAACAAGATCAGCCTGCACATCATTAACCCCGCCCCGTTTTCTGAAGATGCCTATAAAGCCAGCTTGTTTGGCCTCGACGACACCCGCGGGTTCATTGGCCTCATCGGCACACGTGCCGGCCAAGGCGCACAACGCATTGAAACGTTCAACCCCGACACTGAGTCGTTGCTCGAGTATGAAATCAGCCATCTGATCTATAAGTTAATGTACCCCGAACGTCCCACTGTCGGCCTGTTGTCGGGGTTGCCCTTGGCTGCACCTGCCGCAAACTTATTGGAGCAAATGCGCACGCACTTCAATCTGGTAGAGCTGGCACCGACCCTCACTCAAGTGCCGGCGTCGCTAGGCACATTGATGGTGGTACAGCCGTATGCCTTACCGGAGAAGGCTCTGTATGCGATTGAACAATCTGTATTGAGGGGCACCAAACTGATGGTTTTTATCGACCCTGTGAGCGAGATCGGGGCCAACGCCGGCTCGGCAAATGTCCGGTTGAATGCACTGCTCACCGCTTGGGGCATACAGATGCCCGCAGACAAGCTGCTGGTGGACAACCTGTATGCTTCGTCGGCCAAGCCTGGCCCTGGGATGCCCACGGTATTGCACCCGGCGAGGCTCCAACTTCCACGTCGGGCAATGGCCGCAGACGATGTCAGCACCTGGAAATTGAACTCCGTGACCGTGTCGAGCAGCGGCGCACTCTCCCGTGCCGCAAAGAGCAATACCGTCTTCACCCCGCTGCTACAAAGTTCACCACAGTCCTCATTATTGGACGCGGCGCGGTTTGCATCGTCGACGGCGTTCGACGCCCTCGTTGAGGAAGCCTCCACGTCGGGGCAGCGCCATGTGATCGCCGCTCGCCTTGAAGGGCCCGCCTATTCGGCATTTCCCGACGGTTTAAAGGGGCAGCCGCCCGGCTTGCAAAAGGCGAAACACATCCAACTAGTGGTCGTAGCCGACACCGACCTGCTGTCGGACACTGTCAGCAATGCCCACCCCAACAACAACGCGCTGTTTGTATTGAACACACTGGATAACCTGGCGGCTCCCGAAGCGCTCCGGCGCATTCGAGCCCGCGTCATGACGCAACCCCTGCACAGGCTGGAGCCTATGCGCGAAGCCGCCGCACAGGCTTATCGGCAAAGCGCAGGTGAGTTGGAGCGACGACTTGAGCACACCGAACACGCCTGGCAACGGCTGAATCCACCAGCAACAAGTCTTGGCACCCAGGCGGTGGACACCAATACCCAGTTGCAGGCTCTCAACAAGGAACGCCTGCGCCTGCCCATTGAGTTGCATACGCTGAAGGTCCAGGCCTATGCGTCGCTGCATCGATTCGAACACACATTGAAATGGCTGATGGTCGCCCCGATGCCACTCTTGTTGTGCCTGACTGCCTGGGTGCTTTTTCTATACCAACGGCGACGGCAAACAGCCGCGATGACGGCCGCCTGCTGA
- a CDS encoding DoxX family protein yields MSPMITRLLSTRAGYGLTILRIFVGIIFAAHGSQKLFGWFGGGGLAGTAQWMESIGLAPGTLMAVLSGGTEFFAGLALIIGLLARPAALGLTFLTLVAIFSVHIHNGLFMANNGYEFALALLGGSLAVLLEGAGKLSVDRAIAN; encoded by the coding sequence ATGAGCCCTATGATTACCCGTCTTCTGTCCACCCGCGCCGGTTACGGCCTGACTATTCTGCGCATTTTCGTCGGCATCATTTTTGCCGCCCACGGTTCGCAAAAGCTGTTCGGCTGGTTTGGCGGCGGTGGCCTGGCCGGTACTGCACAGTGGATGGAAAGCATCGGTCTGGCGCCGGGCACCCTGATGGCGGTGTTGTCGGGCGGTACCGAGTTCTTCGCCGGGCTGGCGTTGATCATCGGCTTGCTTGCGCGTCCTGCGGCACTGGGCTTGACCTTCCTGACCCTGGTGGCGATTTTCTCGGTGCACATCCATAACGGTCTGTTCATGGCCAACAACGGTTATGAGTTCGCGCTGGCCCTGCTCGGCGGCTCGCTGGCTGTGTTGCTGGAAGGCGCCGGTAAGCTCTCGGTCGACCGCGCAATCGCTAACTGA
- a CDS encoding ABC transporter permease: MRQLPIVFKRQLASYASSPSTYLSVAVFLVLCAALGLHANHWMERNSSDLQAFFELHPWLYLLLIPILSTQLWADERDTSFANTMNTLPVTTVERVIGKFMAAWVVCGIALLLNFPLVIAVNYLGMADNIAITSQFLASWLLAGSYLSVGCFVCALAHQRLAILLLTLGMLLTVSGLSSILDALEHQAPLWVVDSLISLDPIFRFSTMDSGKLTLHDSLYFISMILAFLSATTITLNYKHS; the protein is encoded by the coding sequence TTGAGACAGCTGCCCATCGTATTCAAACGCCAACTCGCCAGCTATGCCTCTTCACCCAGTACCTACCTGAGTGTGGCGGTTTTCCTGGTGCTGTGTGCCGCACTGGGGCTGCATGCCAACCATTGGATGGAGCGTAACAGTAGCGACTTGCAGGCTTTCTTCGAGTTGCACCCGTGGCTCTATCTACTATTGATACCCATTTTGTCGACACAACTGTGGGCAGATGAACGCGACACCAGTTTTGCCAACACCATGAACACTTTACCCGTCACCACGGTGGAACGGGTGATCGGTAAGTTCATGGCTGCCTGGGTCGTATGCGGCATTGCCTTGCTACTGAATTTCCCATTGGTGATCGCCGTCAACTACTTGGGCATGGCCGATAACATAGCGATAACGTCACAATTTCTGGCCAGTTGGTTATTGGCAGGCAGTTATCTTTCCGTTGGCTGCTTCGTGTGTGCACTTGCGCACCAACGCCTTGCCATTCTCCTACTGACGCTGGGCATGCTGCTGACCGTCAGTGGACTTTCCTCAATACTGGACGCACTTGAACATCAGGCACCGCTTTGGGTCGTCGACAGTTTGATATCCCTTGATCCTATTTTCCGCTTCAGCACAATGGACAGCGGTAAGCTGACACTGCATGACAGCCTGTATTTTATAAGCATGATCCTTGCTTTTCTTTCTGCGACAACCATCACACTCAATTACAAACACAGCTGA
- a CDS encoding ABC transporter ATP-binding protein produces MIEISNLTRYLGRKQIISNFSFSAQVQECVGVFGESGAGKTTLLSLIAGAIKPTSGQINIQGFNTQTHSLQARKAIGYQPQGGLSHPQMTVKNLLNFIAAIRGFRGAEKRSQVGMAAARLELLPVLNCPVDLLSLGVKRRVAIAQAILHSPSVLLLDEPTEGLCPAQRLKFRGLIQSLTEDMTVIIASRHYGELADICTRALVIANGRLMADASLSELQRSSRHFRAVTLAADSPLDLLAMAVIPGVAGIEEDRDTPGTVTVLAMPGHSIFPSINALIAHRGWNITSLNLEPGRLDDVVHHLSQEASS; encoded by the coding sequence ATGATCGAGATAAGCAACCTGACAAGATACCTGGGCAGAAAACAAATAATCAGCAACTTCTCATTCAGCGCCCAGGTTCAGGAATGTGTGGGCGTATTTGGCGAGAGCGGCGCGGGCAAGACAACACTCTTGAGTTTGATCGCCGGTGCGATCAAACCGACCTCCGGGCAAATAAATATCCAAGGTTTCAATACCCAGACCCACTCACTTCAAGCAAGAAAGGCGATCGGCTACCAACCTCAGGGTGGCCTGAGCCACCCTCAGATGACCGTCAAGAACCTGCTCAATTTCATTGCTGCCATTCGAGGCTTCAGGGGGGCGGAAAAACGCAGCCAGGTGGGTATGGCAGCCGCGCGGCTGGAGCTGCTGCCGGTGCTCAATTGTCCCGTCGACCTACTGTCTCTTGGCGTCAAGCGCAGAGTTGCGATTGCCCAGGCCATCCTGCACTCCCCCAGCGTGCTTCTGCTCGACGAGCCCACGGAGGGACTATGTCCAGCTCAACGACTCAAGTTCAGGGGGCTGATCCAGTCGCTGACCGAAGACATGACGGTCATCATTGCCTCTCGCCATTATGGCGAGCTCGCAGACATCTGCACCCGAGCATTGGTCATCGCCAATGGCAGGCTGATGGCTGACGCATCGCTATCGGAATTGCAACGTAGCTCCCGGCATTTCCGGGCCGTAACCCTGGCCGCAGATTCGCCGCTCGACCTGCTGGCCATGGCGGTAATACCTGGCGTTGCGGGAATAGAAGAGGATCGGGATACACCGGGTACGGTGACCGTCCTGGCCATGCCTGGACACTCTATTTTCCCCTCGATCAACGCGCTCATCGCTCACCGCGGCTGGAACATAACGTCACTGAATCTGGAGCCAGGTCGACTAGACGATGTCGTTCATCATCTGAGCCAGGAGGCTTCATCTTGA